Proteins from a single region of Lujinxingia litoralis:
- a CDS encoding tetratricopeptide repeat protein encodes MAEKTPYSRRGRWIGALVLIALCAGPAHLWAQEPAEDDVSPADVAVEESPESGDPQDSATEAGDAGEETTEQEGAPVDSGEETPGLVALEAPASADPAFRQALEDYSKAYERYAVAIQDYQTTINGIVEAEFNRRLAEINSAYDEKIRAGEAIERERRVEAIASFEQFLSDVPNDPEYTPDALFRLAELHFEKANDDYLRADERYQSELARYDRGEIADEPRPPQRDLQTTAALFRRLITDWPDFRFADGSYYLLAYVELQMGRPDVARDLWAQLIIEYPESRFVNESWLRIGEYHFEHAEADGPSMIVENLNLARQAYENAMDAEGSAFYSEALYKLAWTYYRLGDYHQAITNFKELVEYSDEVQRRTGRSGAALREEAVQYIAISLAEEDWDLGEEDPEEFDPDADPMMDRVRQYISSGQPYEREVMAQLADYVFERANYQQVVELYEHMLAQYPEHRDNPKIHEQIIVALHRDGQPEAAFAVRREMLEYYGPESAWFAYHERLGNDEALRQADTLVRDNLLTAATWYHEQAQNLRNEALVRRDPALLALTEERYAMAADAYENFLRRYPNDREVFQWNFYYAECLYYSAQYDEAFRQYQVVRELDIENNEYQEISAFNAIKALEFMISDKVERGELTPTAMAGADIDQAREAAQEMEEQREYDESRGEQAVTIEGEPVPELVDRYVTSMDRYVVLQLQNPDDAFLGAKFAFQAAKIYYDFRDYEEARRRFAWVVENYPEHEVAYLAGSLILETFRDENNYAAMAEWADRLAEVIRGEQADAVRAEVREFRLGALFKSAEDLYAAERYEEAAEEYLRLVNDAPDHQYASKALNNAAVAYEVIRKFDSALRLYERVYQEYPDDDLAGYAIYRVAVNSEQFFEYEKAIQHYQLFYDRYRGESPPELAAMGFDIEERRKTSLMSIAVLNESLQSYPEAAQTYTEYARVYASDENSADAVWKAAEVWEKHDDLDRMVSTLESYIQRFGGAEGQEERSMEARIRIAQVYEDRGDTRRAARWYQDVLTTYERLGLEPPSFFAAQAQFMLVEHRFREWEKLKIEGSVAQQGRLLQRKIEELQELGQEYSKVFGYRSFDWTLAANYRIGFLAQSLAESLYEVPIPFDEDSDEYFIYQGELEAVAYPLEEQAIERYERTIAEARNARVVNEWTKRTLEQLNRYRPNEYPLFKEERRLREGIARQGIPYLSPESYQTRQQRMELNAEEDTP; translated from the coding sequence GGAGGGGGCGCCTGTCGACTCGGGCGAAGAGACCCCGGGCCTGGTGGCCCTGGAGGCGCCGGCGTCCGCCGATCCGGCATTTCGCCAGGCCCTGGAAGACTACAGCAAAGCCTATGAGCGTTACGCTGTAGCCATTCAGGACTATCAGACGACGATCAATGGCATCGTCGAGGCGGAGTTCAATCGCCGCCTGGCCGAGATCAACAGTGCGTACGATGAGAAGATTCGTGCCGGCGAGGCCATCGAGCGGGAGCGCCGCGTGGAGGCGATCGCTTCTTTTGAGCAGTTTTTGAGCGATGTGCCCAACGATCCGGAGTACACCCCGGATGCGCTCTTTCGATTGGCGGAACTTCACTTCGAGAAGGCCAACGACGACTACCTGCGAGCCGATGAGCGCTATCAAAGCGAGTTAGCGCGGTACGATCGCGGGGAAATCGCCGATGAGCCCCGTCCTCCCCAGCGAGATCTTCAGACCACGGCGGCGCTCTTTCGACGCCTGATCACCGACTGGCCAGACTTTCGCTTTGCCGACGGCTCCTACTATCTGCTGGCCTACGTCGAACTTCAGATGGGGAGACCCGATGTCGCCCGCGATCTCTGGGCACAGCTGATCATCGAGTACCCGGAGAGCCGCTTCGTCAATGAGTCCTGGCTGCGGATCGGTGAATACCATTTTGAGCATGCCGAAGCCGACGGTCCCTCCATGATCGTGGAGAACCTCAACCTCGCGCGTCAGGCCTATGAGAACGCCATGGATGCCGAGGGCAGCGCGTTCTACTCCGAGGCGCTCTACAAGCTGGCCTGGACCTACTACCGGCTGGGCGACTATCACCAGGCGATCACAAACTTCAAAGAACTCGTTGAATACAGCGACGAAGTTCAACGACGGACCGGTCGCTCCGGCGCTGCGCTCCGCGAAGAGGCAGTGCAGTACATCGCGATCAGCCTGGCGGAGGAAGACTGGGATCTTGGCGAGGAAGACCCGGAAGAGTTCGATCCGGATGCCGACCCGATGATGGATCGGGTGCGTCAGTACATCTCCAGTGGGCAGCCCTACGAGCGCGAGGTCATGGCGCAGTTGGCCGACTACGTCTTTGAGCGCGCCAACTATCAGCAGGTCGTCGAACTCTACGAGCATATGCTCGCCCAATATCCAGAGCATCGCGATAATCCGAAGATTCACGAGCAGATCATCGTCGCGCTGCACCGCGATGGGCAGCCGGAGGCGGCGTTTGCCGTCCGCCGGGAGATGCTGGAGTACTACGGCCCGGAGAGTGCCTGGTTTGCTTACCATGAGCGGCTAGGCAACGATGAAGCGCTACGCCAGGCGGACACGCTGGTACGCGACAATCTGCTGACGGCGGCAACCTGGTACCATGAGCAGGCTCAGAATCTGCGTAACGAAGCGCTGGTGCGTCGAGACCCGGCTCTGCTGGCGCTCACCGAAGAGCGCTACGCGATGGCCGCGGATGCCTACGAAAACTTCCTGCGCCGCTATCCCAACGATCGCGAAGTCTTCCAGTGGAACTTCTACTACGCGGAGTGTCTTTACTACTCCGCGCAGTATGACGAAGCGTTTCGCCAGTACCAGGTGGTGCGCGAACTCGATATTGAAAATAACGAGTATCAAGAGATCAGTGCCTTTAACGCGATCAAGGCACTTGAATTCATGATTAGCGATAAGGTCGAGCGCGGAGAACTCACCCCGACGGCGATGGCTGGGGCCGATATCGATCAGGCTCGCGAGGCTGCGCAGGAGATGGAAGAGCAGCGCGAGTATGACGAGTCCCGTGGTGAGCAAGCGGTGACGATCGAAGGCGAACCCGTTCCGGAGCTGGTCGATCGTTACGTGACCTCGATGGATCGCTACGTGGTGCTGCAGCTGCAGAATCCGGATGATGCGTTCCTGGGAGCGAAGTTCGCCTTTCAGGCAGCCAAGATTTATTACGACTTCCGAGACTACGAAGAGGCGCGCCGGCGTTTTGCCTGGGTTGTGGAAAACTACCCCGAGCACGAGGTGGCCTACCTGGCAGGTAGCCTGATTCTGGAGACCTTCCGCGACGAGAATAACTACGCGGCGATGGCGGAGTGGGCCGATCGCCTGGCTGAGGTCATTCGTGGCGAGCAGGCCGACGCGGTGCGTGCCGAGGTGCGGGAGTTCCGCCTGGGGGCGCTCTTTAAGTCGGCTGAGGATCTTTATGCGGCGGAGCGCTACGAGGAAGCCGCTGAGGAGTATCTGCGGCTGGTCAATGACGCGCCCGATCACCAGTACGCCTCCAAGGCCCTCAATAACGCGGCTGTGGCCTACGAAGTGATCCGCAAATTTGATTCTGCGCTGCGCCTCTACGAGCGCGTCTATCAGGAATATCCGGATGACGACCTGGCCGGCTATGCCATTTACCGCGTCGCGGTGAACTCCGAGCAGTTCTTCGAGTATGAGAAAGCCATTCAACACTACCAGCTCTTCTATGATCGCTATCGCGGGGAGAGCCCGCCGGAGTTGGCGGCGATGGGCTTTGACATCGAAGAACGGCGCAAGACCTCGTTGATGAGCATCGCGGTGCTCAACGAGAGCCTCCAGAGCTACCCGGAAGCCGCGCAAACCTACACCGAGTATGCCCGGGTTTACGCCAGCGATGAGAATTCGGCAGACGCCGTCTGGAAGGCCGCCGAGGTGTGGGAGAAACACGACGATCTCGACCGTATGGTCAGCACGCTGGAGAGCTACATTCAGCGCTTCGGCGGAGCTGAAGGGCAGGAAGAGCGCTCCATGGAGGCGCGCATCCGCATTGCCCAGGTCTACGAGGATCGTGGTGATACCCGTCGTGCCGCGCGCTGGTACCAGGATGTGTTGACGACTTATGAGCGCCTGGGGCTGGAGCCCCCCAGCTTCTTTGCGGCCCAGGCGCAGTTTATGCTTGTGGAGCATCGATTCCGTGAGTGGGAGAAGCTCAAGATCGAGGGATCGGTCGCCCAGCAGGGGCGCTTGCTCCAGCGTAAGATCGAAGAGCTTCAAGAGCTGGGCCAGGAGTACAGCAAGGTCTTTGGTTACCGGTCCTTCGATTGGACGCTGGCGGCCAACTACCGCATCGGATTCCTGGCGCAGAGCCTTGCGGAATCTCTCTACGAAGTACCCATTCCCTTTGATGAGGACTCCGATGAGTATTTCATCTACCAGGGCGAGCTCGAGGCGGTGGCCTATCCGTTGGAAGAGCAGGCGATTGAGCGCTACGAGCGCACGATTGCCGAGGCGCGAAATGCCCGGGTGGTCAATGAGTGGACCAAACGAACCCTGGAACAGCTCAACCGCTACCGCCCCAATGAGTATCCGCTCTTCAAAGAGGAGCGACGCCTTCGCGAAGGCATCGCCCGCCAGGGAATTCCCTATCTGAGTCCGGAGTCCTATCAGACGCGTCAGCAGCGCATGGAACTCAACGCTGAGGAGGACACACCATGA